In one window of Nicotiana tabacum cultivar K326 chromosome 12, ASM71507v2, whole genome shotgun sequence DNA:
- the LOC107803764 gene encoding uncharacterized protein LOC107803764: MAGAAVFPISPPFPVNLSLSSTCFLSPTCHSLPLRLLLHRNPKLIICHAKFDGSFGEAAERMYGMNFEGDELVEEEDEEDSDEEEETESSLDLLMRLVGSMFRKVSKRARKATRSILPDVIPPQLVSFAVDGVLILASLSILKAFLEVICTLGGAVFVAILLLRVLWSAVSYFQSTSSGFNDGGSSYGRTQPAA, encoded by the exons ATGGCGGGAGCTGCCGTATTCCCAATATCACCACCATTTCCCGTCAACTTATCCTTGTCATCAACTTGTTTTCTTTCTCCAACTTGTCACTCATTACCTCTCCGTTTGCTTCTTCacagaaaccccaaattgatcaTTTGCCATGCCAAG TTTGATGGGTCTTTTGGAGAAGCAGCAGAGAGGATGTACGGAATGAACTTTGAAGGAGATGAATTGGTGGAggaagaggatgaagaagatAGCGACGAGGAAGAGGAGACAGAGAGCAGCTTGGATTTGCTAATGAGATTAGTGGGGAGCATGTTCAGGAAGGTTTCAAAGCGTGCTAGGAAAGCTACTCGTTCTATACTGCCGGACGTCATTCCTCCACAGCTT GTTTCTTTTGCAGTTGATGGAGTTCTAATTTTGGCTTCACTCTCCATCTTgaaggcatttcttgag GTGATCTGCACACTTGGTGGTGCTGTCTTTGTAGCAATTTTGTTGTTACGTGTGCTCTGGTCGGCTGTTTCCTACTTTCAGTCTACTAGCTCAGGTTTTAACGATGGTGGGAGTTCATATGGCAGAACACAACCCGCTGCATGA
- the LOC107813911 gene encoding 5-formyltetrahydrofolate cyclo-ligase, mitochondrial isoform X1 has protein sequence MNPVEKQKRLYVPRVEDRFSNMKMLKISSLNDLVLSSMDILEPAPVDSDGKEREEVMQACEPVDLVVLPGLAFDRSGRRLGRNGGYYDMFLRKYEDLVKEKNWKRPLLVALAYSIQIVDEGAMATTPNDVPVDALVSPAGFSPISPVALKLYG, from the exons ATGAATCCAGTG GAAAAACAGAAGAGACTGTACGTACCGCGTGTAGAAGACAGATTTAGCAACATGAAAATGCTGAAGATTTCGAGTCTGAATGATCTAGTTCTAAGCTCGATGGACATTTTGGAACCAGCCCCAGTAGATTCTGATGGAAAAGAGCGTGAAGAGG TTATGCAGGCTTGTGAACCTGTGGACTTGGTTGTTCTACCTG GGCTTGCGTTTGACAGATCTGGACGAAGGTTGGGACGTAATGGAGG TTATTATGATATGTTCTTGAGGAAGTATGAAGATCTAGTCAAGGAAAAAAACTGGAAGCGGCCCTTACTAG TTGCCCTTGCATATTCCATTCAGATAGTGGATGAGGGTGCTATGGCTACCACTCCTAATGATGTTCCAGTAGACGCACTCGTTTCACCAGCTGGCTTCTCTCCCATAAGTCCAGTTGCCTTGAAGTTATATGGTTAA
- the LOC107813911 gene encoding 5-formyltetrahydrofolate cyclo-ligase, mitochondrial isoform X3, with protein MEKSVKRACEPVDLVVLPGLAFDRSGRRLGRNGGYYDMFLRKYEDLVKEKNWKRPLLVALAYSIQIVDEGAMATTPNDVPVDALVSPAGFSPISPVALKLYG; from the exons ATGGAAAAGAGCGTGAAGAGG GCTTGTGAACCTGTGGACTTGGTTGTTCTACCTG GGCTTGCGTTTGACAGATCTGGACGAAGGTTGGGACGTAATGGAGG TTATTATGATATGTTCTTGAGGAAGTATGAAGATCTAGTCAAGGAAAAAAACTGGAAGCGGCCCTTACTAG TTGCCCTTGCATATTCCATTCAGATAGTGGATGAGGGTGCTATGGCTACCACTCCTAATGATGTTCCAGTAGACGCACTCGTTTCACCAGCTGGCTTCTCTCCCATAAGTCCAGTTGCCTTGAAGTTATATGGTTAA
- the LOC107813911 gene encoding 5-formyltetrahydrofolate cyclo-ligase, mitochondrial isoform X2, producing the protein MKMLKISSLNDLVLSSMDILEPAPVDSDGKEREEVMQACEPVDLVVLPGLAFDRSGRRLGRNGGYYDMFLRKYEDLVKEKNWKRPLLVALAYSIQIVDEGAMATTPNDVPVDALVSPAGFSPISPVALKLYG; encoded by the exons ATGAAAATGCTGAAGATTTCGAGTCTGAATGATCTAGTTCTAAGCTCGATGGACATTTTGGAACCAGCCCCAGTAGATTCTGATGGAAAAGAGCGTGAAGAGG TTATGCAGGCTTGTGAACCTGTGGACTTGGTTGTTCTACCTG GGCTTGCGTTTGACAGATCTGGACGAAGGTTGGGACGTAATGGAGG TTATTATGATATGTTCTTGAGGAAGTATGAAGATCTAGTCAAGGAAAAAAACTGGAAGCGGCCCTTACTAG TTGCCCTTGCATATTCCATTCAGATAGTGGATGAGGGTGCTATGGCTACCACTCCTAATGATGTTCCAGTAGACGCACTCGTTTCACCAGCTGGCTTCTCTCCCATAAGTCCAGTTGCCTTGAAGTTATATGGTTAA